The nucleotide sequence TTTATTTCCACCGCACTCACCTTTACTCCCCAAGGATCGGTCTGTGAATCGATAATCGTCTGGAGATCGCTGTTGATTTTATCTCTGTTGGAAAGTATGTCGTCCAGCTCAAATTGTCCTATTATACTTCTTAGTGTTGTCTGACAGAGCTGTGATGTGGCGGTCAGGTAATTTTCCACTTCCAGAATGGCTTTATCTGAATGCACTACCCTGAAATATACAACGGCATTTACTTTAACAGATACGTTGTCTTTGGTGATAACATCCTGAGGCGGCACATCCATAACAACTGTTCTCAGATTAACTTTGATAAGTTTTTCTACAAAAGGTATCAGAATGATTAAACCGGGGCCTCTAATTCCGACAAACCTACCCAGCCTGAATACAACGCCTCGCTCATATTCTCTTAAAATCTTAAGAATGTTAACAAGCAAAGATAATACGAGCAAAATAATTATTGCAACCAATGTTGTGGTATTAAACATATTGACCTCCTGTTGAATATTTTGTACTATTAACGTTTATTATAACTTATTAAATTTAAATAATAAAGGTGTTTTGATGATTTTAAGTATGACCGGTTTTGGGAGGAATTTTCTTGCGAACGATTTCTGTTATGTGAAAACCGAAATCAAAAGTGTAAACAGCAAATATCTCGATTTAAGATTCAGATTGCCGAAGTTATTCAACTATCTTGAAATCGAATTGATGAATATTTTCAGGGAAAAGGCACAGCGCGGTAAAATTGATATAAACGTGGATGTGCAGTTCAGAAAACCTGTTAAAATACCGAAAATAAACCACAATATGCTCAACCTTTATCTTGATGCTCTCAGGGAAATACAGATGGAAAGCGAGGTTTTGGATGATATCCGTATAGACCATCTGATTCATTACGATGATATACTGGAATTTAATGAAGACAAAGAGACTGAAGAAAAGGTGGGTGCATTTATAAAGGATTCTGTCAGCCAGGCGCTCCAGGAGCTTAACAGCATGAGGCAGCAAGAAGGGGAGAACCTTTATAATGATTTAAAGGAAAGAATAGAAAGACTTAAGGAATCGGCAAAAAAGATAGATAACTTGAAGAACAGTGTTTTTGATTATTGGTTTGATAAATTTAAAAAACGGATGGAGAAGCTGGATATAGAAGCCCAGGAGGACAGAATTACCCAGGAAGCAGGTTTTTATGCAGAGAAGGCTGATATTACCGAAGAAGTGGTAAGAGTCGATTCACATCTGAATCAATTTATGAGCACACTGGAGAAGGAGGATTTCTGCGGTAAAAAACTTGACTTTATATCACAGGAGCTTCACAGAGAATTCAATACAATTGGTTCGAAAAGTAACTCAGCAGATGTGGTTAATATTGTTGTTTCTGCAAAGAGTGAAATTGATAAGATCAGAGAGCAGGTACAGAATATTGTCTAACCAAGATATTGCAAAAAGTCCGGGTAAGCTTTTTGTTGTAAGTGCACCGAGCGGCGCCGGGAAAACGAGTCTGTGCAACAGATTGATTAAAAAATACCCTGATTTGAAATATTCTATCTCACATACCACCAGAAAACCGAGGAAAAATGAGGAAGATGGAAAAGATTACTTTTTTGTTGATGAAAATCAGTTCAATCAGATGATAGAGAACGGAGATTTTATCGAGTGGGCTGTTGTTCATGAGAATTATTACGGCACATCGGCCGATTTTATAAAGCAGCAGCTGAAAAACGGTTATGATGTTATCCTGGATATCGACCCTCAGGGAGCAAGGATTCTAAAGAAAAAGCTGGGATACGGAGTATATATTTTTATAGTTGCATCAAGTCTTAAAGAATTGGAAAACAGGCTTAAGAAAAGGCGCAGTGAAAGTGAGGAAAAGATTAATAAAAGATTGCAAAATGCAATAAAGGAAGTAAGATATTATAAAAATTACGATTATTTAATCCTGAATGATAATTATAATAAAGCCTTTTATGAGTTGGAGTGTATATTTGTTGCTGAACATTTAAAGACGTCGGAAATCGAAAATATAGAAGATATTATGCAACTGGAGGTTTAAATGCCATTACTTGATATTGAAAAAGGTGTCAGAAAAAAGGAAATTAAAAGCAGATTCAGGCTTGTTCGTCTGGCCGGATTACGTTCTAGGGAACTTCTTAATCCCAAAGAAGATACGCTCCCCTGTCAGGAAGAAAATTACGATAAGTATACCACAAAGGCCCTTTCAGAAATAATAAACGGTAAAGTGGCTTTTGAGCCTGTTAAAAAGGAAGCTGAAGAATCTGATGAGTAATATTTTGATTGGTGTAACGGGTGGTATTGCCTGTTACAAGATTCCTTCACTGTGCAGAAGGCTTTTGGATAAAGGGCATAGTGTTAAGGTTATTATGACGGAAGCTGCAACCAAATTTATTACTCCGCTGACTTTTGAATCACTAACGCATGAGAGAGTATATATTGATGATTTCAGGGAAGGGGAAGAGCCTGACAATATTTATCATATTGATCTTGTGAAGTGGGCTGACGTTTTTATAATAGCTCCTGCAACGGCTAATACGATTGCGAAGATTTCTTATGGAATTGCCGATAATCTCCTTACATCTTCGGTTTTGGCAAAACCTGATGATGTGCCTTTGATAGTTGTACCTTCCATGAACACTGTTATGTATGAAAGCCGTCAGAATCAGAACAATCTGGCCGGACTTTATGAATTAGGATATGAAATTGTGGATCCGGTTATTGGGAATTTGGCATGTAAGGATGTGGGAATCGGGAAAATGCCTGAACCGGAAGATTTGGCTGATTTGGTTGATTCAAGATTGAAAAGCCGTGAGGAATATAAAAATATAAACTTTCTTATAACGGCTGGAGGGACAAAAGAGTATATTGATCCTGTTAGGTTCATATCGAACAAATCCAGTGGGAAAATGGGGCTGGCTTTTTGTGACAGCGTAAAGAAAAGAGGGGGCAGTTTTCGTCTTATCTGCCCGTCATCCGTTGAAGCGCATTATCCGGCTGTTTTTGCCGATACAGCTGATGATATGCTTGCAAGGGTTAATGATTTTATTTCCGAATGCGATATTTTGATAATGGCTGCCGCAGTTGCGGATTATAAACCAAAAAAATATTTTTCTTCCAAAATCAAAAAGAGTAATGGACATATGTGTGTTGAACTTGAGAAAAACCCTGATATCCTTCAGGAAATTTCAGGATATAAACGCAAAGATCAAGTCTTTGTGGGATTTGCCGCTGAGAGTGACAATTTACAGGAAAATGCGTTGAAAAAACTGAAAGACAAAAAGCTTGACATGATAGTGGCTAACAATATTTCCAGAAAAGATATCGGATTTGATTCTTTGTACAATGAAGTTACTGTATTTTTTGCTGATGGAAGGGTGGAACATATTGGTAAAAAGAGAAAAAGTGAAATTGCTGAGGATATACTCAATTTTGCTGTAAATATTTTTAAGAATAAAAAAGGTTTTAAATAAGTCAGGAAGTACTGCGGTAAAATGCCGTGATGCGTGATGGGTTATGGCTTATGGGTTATGGGTTATGGGCGAAATGGTGAAGTAGTTAAG is from Flexistipes sp. and encodes:
- a CDS encoding slipin family protein, whose product is MFNTTTLVAIIILLVLSLLVNILKILREYERGVVFRLGRFVGIRGPGLIILIPFVEKLIKVNLRTVVMDVPPQDVITKDNVSVKVNAVVYFRVVHSDKAILEVENYLTATSQLCQTTLRSIIGQFELDDILSNRDKINSDLQTIIDSQTDPWGVKVSAVEIKHIDLPNEMQRAMSKQAETERIRRSKVINANGELEAAEKLSQASDIMSTNPITIQLRYLQTLNEIGNEKNSTIVFPIPIEMFKLFEKFMKDDNKNEKTKE
- the rpoZ gene encoding DNA-directed RNA polymerase subunit omega, with translation MPLLDIEKGVRKKEIKSRFRLVRLAGLRSRELLNPKEDTLPCQEENYDKYTTKALSEIINGKVAFEPVKKEAEESDE
- a CDS encoding YicC/YloC family endoribonuclease — encoded protein: MILSMTGFGRNFLANDFCYVKTEIKSVNSKYLDLRFRLPKLFNYLEIELMNIFREKAQRGKIDINVDVQFRKPVKIPKINHNMLNLYLDALREIQMESEVLDDIRIDHLIHYDDILEFNEDKETEEKVGAFIKDSVSQALQELNSMRQQEGENLYNDLKERIERLKESAKKIDNLKNSVFDYWFDKFKKRMEKLDIEAQEDRITQEAGFYAEKADITEEVVRVDSHLNQFMSTLEKEDFCGKKLDFISQELHREFNTIGSKSNSADVVNIVVSAKSEIDKIREQVQNIV
- the gmk gene encoding guanylate kinase encodes the protein MSNQDIAKSPGKLFVVSAPSGAGKTSLCNRLIKKYPDLKYSISHTTRKPRKNEEDGKDYFFVDENQFNQMIENGDFIEWAVVHENYYGTSADFIKQQLKNGYDVILDIDPQGARILKKKLGYGVYIFIVASSLKELENRLKKRRSESEEKINKRLQNAIKEVRYYKNYDYLILNDNYNKAFYELECIFVAEHLKTSEIENIEDIMQLEV
- the coaBC gene encoding bifunctional phosphopantothenoylcysteine decarboxylase/phosphopantothenate--cysteine ligase CoaBC, with protein sequence MSNILIGVTGGIACYKIPSLCRRLLDKGHSVKVIMTEAATKFITPLTFESLTHERVYIDDFREGEEPDNIYHIDLVKWADVFIIAPATANTIAKISYGIADNLLTSSVLAKPDDVPLIVVPSMNTVMYESRQNQNNLAGLYELGYEIVDPVIGNLACKDVGIGKMPEPEDLADLVDSRLKSREEYKNINFLITAGGTKEYIDPVRFISNKSSGKMGLAFCDSVKKRGGSFRLICPSSVEAHYPAVFADTADDMLARVNDFISECDILIMAAAVADYKPKKYFSSKIKKSNGHMCVELEKNPDILQEISGYKRKDQVFVGFAAESDNLQENALKKLKDKKLDMIVANNISRKDIGFDSLYNEVTVFFADGRVEHIGKKRKSEIAEDILNFAVNIFKNKKGFK